Proteins encoded in a region of the Haloglomus salinum genome:
- a CDS encoding thiamine pyrophosphate-binding protein — protein sequence MRLTDTIVGAIEDAGVDTVFGLPCEQMDPYYAALDESDVRHILARSEASAAIMADGYARASGGLGVADGVGGPGASQLGIGLVEADGASSPVLAITGDNPRDTRGNEVIQDGDNGAILDPYVKSSYDPATPERAVEDAAAAIREALAGVPAPTHLNLTGDLIAHEFEDGEAPSMPAFDRAFPTGRPAPDADALAAAADALDDSERPVIVSGEGSLRSKAFDAVDDLARTLEAPVVTSMNGKGIVDETSDYAAGVAGRWGFCQVANDAVEEADTILVLGARMGELSTVDWTLYPEDATIVHVDLDPEWLGKTQAVDIPIQADVRAGASALAERVSTTEARAERIERIAREREAWYEGHMDALTSDDVPIKPQRVFHEIENALPPEGVLVSATSFTGFFTGAFYRVREPGVGYIQARGSDGINYCLPQALGVQAARPDVPVVAASGDGAIGYHIAELETAVREDLPITLVVVNNQAFGSSKMSQMATSNVDNSTDLDPGTNYAAVAEGFGCDGQVIEDPDELPDAMAEAVASDHPTVLDVRVELYATPPVLV from the coding sequence ATGCGCCTGACCGACACCATCGTCGGCGCCATCGAGGACGCCGGCGTCGACACCGTGTTCGGACTGCCCTGCGAGCAGATGGACCCGTACTACGCCGCCCTCGACGAGAGCGACGTGCGCCACATCCTCGCACGGAGCGAGGCGAGCGCGGCCATCATGGCCGACGGGTATGCCCGCGCCAGCGGCGGCCTCGGCGTCGCCGACGGCGTCGGCGGCCCCGGCGCCTCGCAACTCGGCATCGGGCTCGTCGAGGCCGACGGCGCCAGCTCGCCGGTGCTGGCCATCACCGGCGACAACCCGCGTGACACCCGCGGCAACGAGGTCATCCAGGACGGCGACAACGGGGCCATCCTCGACCCGTACGTGAAATCGAGCTACGACCCGGCGACGCCCGAGCGGGCCGTCGAGGACGCCGCCGCCGCCATCCGCGAGGCGCTCGCGGGCGTCCCCGCGCCGACCCACCTGAACCTCACGGGCGACCTCATCGCCCACGAGTTCGAGGACGGGGAGGCCCCATCGATGCCGGCGTTCGACCGCGCGTTCCCGACGGGCCGCCCGGCGCCCGACGCCGACGCGCTCGCGGCGGCCGCCGACGCACTCGACGATAGCGAGCGGCCGGTCATCGTCTCGGGCGAGGGGTCGCTCCGGTCGAAGGCGTTCGACGCGGTCGACGACCTCGCGCGCACCCTCGAGGCGCCCGTCGTCACCTCGATGAACGGCAAGGGTATCGTCGACGAGACGAGCGACTACGCCGCCGGCGTCGCGGGGCGCTGGGGGTTCTGCCAGGTCGCCAACGACGCCGTCGAGGAGGCCGACACCATCCTCGTCCTCGGCGCGCGGATGGGCGAACTCTCGACCGTCGACTGGACGCTCTACCCCGAGGACGCGACCATCGTCCACGTCGACCTCGACCCCGAGTGGCTGGGCAAGACCCAGGCGGTGGACATCCCCATCCAGGCCGACGTGCGCGCGGGCGCCAGCGCGCTCGCCGAGCGCGTGAGCACGACCGAGGCCCGCGCCGAGCGCATCGAGCGCATCGCCCGCGAGCGCGAGGCGTGGTACGAGGGCCACATGGACGCGCTGACGAGCGACGACGTGCCCATCAAGCCCCAGCGGGTCTTCCACGAGATCGAGAACGCGCTCCCGCCCGAGGGCGTCCTCGTCTCGGCCACCTCGTTCACGGGCTTCTTCACGGGCGCGTTCTACCGCGTCCGCGAACCCGGCGTCGGCTACATCCAGGCCCGCGGCAGCGACGGCATCAACTACTGTCTGCCGCAGGCACTCGGCGTGCAGGCCGCGCGGCCGGACGTGCCGGTCGTCGCCGCCTCCGGCGACGGCGCCATCGGCTACCACATCGCCGAACTGGAGACCGCCGTCCGCGAGGACCTCCCCATCACGCTCGTCGTCGTCAACAACCAGGCGTTCGGCTCCTCGAAGATGAGCCAGATGGCGACCAGCAACGTCGACAACTCCACCGACCTCGACCCGGGGACGAACTACGCCGCGGTCGCCGAGGGCTTCGGCTGCGACGGACAGGTCATCGAGGACCCCGACGAACTGCCCGACGCGATGGCCGAGGCCGTCGCCTCGGACCACCCGACCGTGCTGGACGTGCGGGTCGAACTGTACGCAACGCCGCCGGTGCTGGTCTAG
- a CDS encoding DUF6069 family protein produces the protein MATTTTRFSAPTDATDLTRQTTLGILAAAVSVLVLRVAVDLGGLAVGAGGTNDPFAVIPLLASTVVAGAGAAIAYAVLDRVTDRPARTFTALAVAVFTLMLVPVVMFAPTLGVTPLGQAVLAVFHAVVAVPIIAFVTGTLRL, from the coding sequence ATGGCAACGACAACAACCCGATTCTCGGCCCCGACGGACGCCACCGACCTGACCCGCCAGACCACGCTCGGTATCCTGGCCGCCGCCGTCTCCGTCCTCGTGCTGCGCGTCGCCGTCGACCTCGGCGGCCTCGCGGTCGGTGCCGGCGGCACGAACGACCCGTTCGCGGTCATCCCGCTGCTGGCGAGCACCGTCGTCGCCGGCGCGGGCGCGGCCATCGCCTACGCGGTGCTCGACCGGGTGACCGACCGCCCGGCGCGGACCTTCACCGCGCTCGCGGTGGCCGTCTTCACGCTGATGCTGGTCCCGGTCGTCATGTTCGCGCCGACCCTGGGCGTGACCCCCCTCGGACAGGCCGTCCTCGCCGTGTTCCACGCGGTCGTGGCCGTCCCGATCATCGCGTTCGTGACCGGGACGCTCCGGCTGTGA
- a CDS encoding winged helix-turn-helix transcriptional regulator, with protein sequence MEPTSSDGSANESAECPPDGRDGPDRAVAALLALLGKRHTLAILYRFASDSTPWRFGELETDLGISPTTLSERLTELTAAGFLDRHSYDERPPRVEYTATPRLEGLKPAFTELYRWSGEYGPVSVD encoded by the coding sequence ATGGAACCGACCTCGAGCGACGGCAGCGCCAACGAGTCCGCCGAGTGTCCACCCGACGGCCGGGATGGGCCGGATCGTGCTGTCGCGGCGTTGCTGGCGCTGCTGGGCAAACGGCACACGCTGGCGATCCTCTACCGGTTCGCCAGCGATTCGACCCCGTGGCGGTTCGGGGAGCTGGAGACCGACCTCGGTATCTCGCCGACGACCCTCTCCGAGCGGCTGACAGAACTCACCGCCGCGGGCTTTCTGGACCGCCACTCGTACGACGAGCGGCCGCCGCGCGTCGAGTACACCGCAACCCCGCGGCTGGAGGGACTGAAACCGGCGTTCACGGAGCTGTACCGCTGGTCGGGTGAGTACGGGCCCGTGTCTGTTGATTGA
- a CDS encoding DUF1059 domain-containing protein, which produces MSKRLDCVIDGCQATVEAETEEELLEHVQAHAAEEHPDLELDEETVAVVKENIQTV; this is translated from the coding sequence ATGTCCAAACGACTCGACTGTGTTATCGACGGCTGCCAGGCGACCGTCGAGGCCGAGACCGAGGAGGAACTGCTGGAGCATGTACAGGCCCACGCCGCCGAGGAGCATCCGGACCTCGAACTGGACGAAGAGACCGTGGCAGTGGTGAAGGAGAACATCCAGACGGTCTGA
- a CDS encoding alpha/beta fold hydrolase → MAGELVGLRRHQPRDDRLLAEPRAEGIGDARMECIPDAGHCSNLEAPDRFNEALGGFLESVYG, encoded by the coding sequence GTGGCTGGTGAACTGGTAGGACTCCGGCGGCACCAGCCGCGAGATGACCGTCTCCTCGCCGAACCGAGGGCCGAGGGCATCGGCGACGCCCGGATGGAATGCATCCCGGACGCGGGCCACTGCTCGAACCTCGAGGCCCCCGACCGGTTCAACGAGGCGCTCGGCGGGTTCCTCGAGTCCGTCTACGGGTAG
- a CDS encoding APC family permease: MGRLSSLLSRERPDKLGLLEVVAMGVGGMVSGGIYAVLGVAMRQSGNAVPLSYLIAGAITLLTAHSYLTLTLHFGEHGGAFSFVEHAVDNVTVAAYVGWILIVGYVGVMAMYAFAFGAYTLTAARALVGVTLPGVLRPVISVGIVAAFVGLNLRGVRETGVFEDIAVYVKIVVLLSLAALGIVFFEGDPTAVEFFDKGTISPITGFAVIFVSFEGFQLLVYDYEDIENVDRTLPLGMYIAIAIAILIYVSVSFMATLHLTPEQLIAHEETALAAAVSNIPLLGGAGFVLVVLSAMKSTSSGINATLFGTSRLVHLVASEGALPRLFSFRDREGIPVYAVLTMGGLTAVFAVLGSLKQITEFGSVAFLVSFAVTNYTSLTLADETGASRVVPGLGLAGTLVAIPMVVHHLYRTDPGILVSIVAIFLVLFVLEVLFLEREAYSPDGLEPTD; the protein is encoded by the coding sequence ATGGGTCGACTCAGTTCACTACTGTCCCGAGAACGCCCGGACAAGCTTGGGCTCCTGGAGGTGGTCGCGATGGGCGTCGGTGGGATGGTCTCGGGCGGCATCTACGCGGTGCTCGGCGTGGCGATGCGACAGTCGGGCAACGCCGTCCCGCTCTCCTATCTCATCGCCGGTGCCATCACGCTGCTCACCGCCCATTCCTACCTGACGCTCACGCTCCACTTCGGCGAACACGGCGGCGCGTTCTCCTTCGTCGAGCACGCCGTCGACAACGTCACCGTCGCGGCGTACGTCGGCTGGATACTCATCGTCGGCTATGTCGGGGTCATGGCCATGTACGCGTTCGCGTTCGGCGCGTACACGCTGACCGCGGCGCGGGCCCTCGTCGGCGTCACGCTCCCGGGGGTCCTCCGCCCGGTCATCTCGGTCGGCATCGTCGCGGCCTTCGTGGGCCTGAACCTCCGGGGTGTCCGCGAGACGGGCGTGTTCGAGGACATCGCGGTCTACGTCAAGATCGTCGTCCTGCTCTCGCTGGCCGCGCTGGGCATCGTCTTCTTCGAGGGCGACCCGACCGCGGTCGAGTTCTTCGACAAGGGAACCATCAGTCCGATCACCGGGTTCGCCGTCATCTTCGTCTCCTTCGAGGGGTTCCAGCTGCTGGTCTACGACTACGAGGACATCGAGAACGTCGACCGCACACTCCCGCTCGGGATGTACATCGCCATCGCAATCGCCATCCTCATCTACGTCTCGGTGTCGTTCATGGCGACGCTGCATCTCACCCCCGAGCAGCTCATCGCCCACGAGGAGACGGCACTGGCCGCGGCGGTCTCGAACATCCCACTGCTGGGGGGCGCTGGATTCGTGCTCGTGGTGCTGTCGGCGATGAAGAGCACCTCCTCGGGCATCAACGCGACCCTGTTCGGGACGTCTCGGCTGGTCCACCTGGTCGCCAGCGAAGGGGCACTCCCCCGGCTGTTCTCGTTCCGGGACCGCGAGGGCATCCCGGTGTACGCGGTCCTGACGATGGGCGGGCTGACGGCGGTCTTCGCGGTCCTCGGGAGCCTCAAGCAGATCACCGAGTTCGGCTCCGTCGCCTTCCTCGTCTCGTTCGCGGTGACCAACTACACGAGTCTCACGCTCGCCGACGAGACCGGCGCATCGCGGGTGGTCCCCGGGCTCGGGCTGGCCGGCACCCTCGTCGCCATCCCGATGGTCGTCCACCACCTCTATCGGACCGACCCCGGCATCCTCGTCTCCATCGTCGCCATCTTCCTCGTGCTGTTCGTGCTCGAGGTCCTCTTCCTGGAACGAGAGGCCTACTCGCCGGACGGCCTCGAGCCGACCGATTGA
- a CDS encoding STAS/SEC14 domain-containing protein yields the protein MYMKLSNSGGDTLGFRIEERLTEDQLSEVLTEIERVIAEHGSANLLVHMPSVPHPDLDALDEDLGFWLQHRDNLDRYAVVGDSTLLEWVTEFGDHVTAVDCRYFDEADLDDAWAWARGEE from the coding sequence ATGTACATGAAGCTCTCGAACTCGGGCGGCGACACCCTCGGTTTTCGCATCGAAGAGCGACTGACCGAGGACCAGCTCTCCGAGGTACTCACCGAAATCGAGAGAGTCATCGCCGAACACGGCTCCGCGAACCTCCTCGTCCACATGCCGAGCGTCCCCCACCCGGACCTCGACGCGCTCGACGAGGACCTCGGCTTCTGGCTCCAGCACCGCGACAACCTCGACCGCTACGCTGTCGTCGGCGACAGCACCCTGCTGGAGTGGGTCACGGAGTTCGGCGACCACGTCACGGCCGTCGACTGCCGCTACTTCGACGAGGCGGACCTCGACGACGCGTGGGCGTGGGCCCGGGGCGAGGAGTAG
- a CDS encoding thiol-disulfide oxidoreductase DCC family protein: MSDSGPSVDVTETPVVLFDGVCNFCSSSVRFIHRHDDGRLRFAPLQSEVAADLLAEHGLDSDYFDSLVYIGPEGVHTKSDGAVHIARYMEFPYGLGWHLRYVPRLLRDAGYDGIARIRYRVWGKKEECMVPDAELRDRFLATSDDEAGAEVAADD, from the coding sequence ATGAGCGACTCGGGGCCCTCGGTCGACGTGACGGAGACGCCGGTGGTGCTGTTCGACGGCGTCTGCAACTTCTGCTCGTCGTCGGTCCGGTTCATCCACCGGCACGACGACGGGCGGCTCCGGTTCGCGCCGCTCCAGTCCGAGGTGGCGGCCGACCTGCTCGCCGAACACGGGCTGGACTCCGACTACTTCGACTCGCTGGTCTACATCGGGCCCGAGGGCGTCCACACGAAGTCCGACGGCGCGGTTCACATCGCGCGGTACATGGAGTTCCCCTACGGACTGGGGTGGCATCTCCGATACGTGCCGCGGCTCCTCCGGGACGCCGGCTACGACGGCATCGCGCGCATCCGCTATCGCGTCTGGGGGAAGAAGGAGGAGTGCATGGTCCCCGACGCCGAACTGCGCGACCGGTTCCTCGCGACCAGCGACGACGAGGCGGGCGCCGAGGTAGCCGCGGACGACTGA
- a CDS encoding NAD(P)/FAD-dependent oxidoreductase, with translation MQRVDVAVVGGGPAGSSAGRAAAAEGADALVIEKGVPRADREGLGPDSTDAAGILDYWVDIMDLDVPIPEHVKLRELSGADFIGPNASVEMDETGIDSSYPNFGFTFQRARMDDWLRKRAEDAGAEYRVGTGVREVESDLRGSPTHQLTLKDGTEIEAEYLILADGPQRTITGQVLEPLLPDGQYDGLASTTANHIAYQEYREFPEELLETDRLKFWWGHMPGHTAYPWVFPNDGQVARVGLTMPIGLDLDTVENREDYALLRPEDERVPAGKEYISRLLEHAYPSYDAEDFPLLEDRGKAKGTETYPISSTRPIESPTAANVAVVGGAMGATSAFHEGGDHVAIRSGKEAGRLAGLGALRAYNYEWKRAIGEEVRRNVVLADMVRDYGPSDWDRVFGLASAMQPDEGGRTDWLDAIRAGPGALKLFAQYQWGKFQVRDGGYCQVREGDYSV, from the coding sequence ATGCAACGAGTCGACGTGGCCGTCGTCGGCGGTGGGCCGGCCGGCAGTTCCGCTGGACGGGCCGCGGCCGCCGAGGGCGCCGACGCCCTCGTCATCGAGAAGGGCGTGCCGCGCGCGGACCGTGAGGGGCTGGGTCCGGACTCGACGGACGCCGCCGGCATCCTCGACTACTGGGTCGACATCATGGACCTCGACGTGCCCATCCCGGAGCACGTCAAGCTCCGCGAGCTATCGGGCGCAGACTTCATCGGGCCGAACGCCTCGGTCGAGATGGACGAAACGGGCATCGACAGCTCCTACCCCAACTTCGGGTTCACCTTCCAGCGCGCCCGGATGGACGACTGGCTCCGCAAGCGCGCCGAGGACGCCGGCGCCGAGTACCGCGTCGGCACGGGGGTCCGCGAGGTCGAGAGCGACCTCAGGGGCAGCCCGACCCACCAGCTGACGCTGAAGGACGGCACCGAGATCGAGGCCGAGTACCTGATTCTCGCCGACGGCCCCCAGCGCACCATCACCGGGCAGGTCCTCGAACCGCTCCTGCCCGACGGCCAGTACGACGGCCTCGCCTCGACGACGGCCAACCACATCGCCTACCAGGAGTACCGGGAGTTCCCCGAGGAGCTGCTGGAGACGGACCGTCTGAAGTTCTGGTGGGGCCACATGCCCGGCCACACCGCCTACCCGTGGGTGTTCCCCAACGACGGACAGGTCGCCCGCGTCGGGCTGACGATGCCCATCGGCCTCGACCTCGACACCGTCGAGAACCGCGAGGACTACGCCCTCCTCCGGCCCGAGGACGAGCGCGTCCCCGCGGGCAAGGAGTACATCAGCCGCCTGCTGGAGCACGCCTACCCCTCGTACGATGCCGAGGACTTCCCGCTGCTGGAGGACCGCGGGAAGGCGAAGGGGACCGAGACGTACCCCATCTCCTCGACCCGGCCCATCGAGTCGCCGACGGCGGCCAACGTGGCTGTCGTGGGTGGGGCGATGGGTGCCACGAGCGCGTTCCACGAGGGCGGCGACCACGTCGCCATCCGCTCGGGGAAAGAAGCCGGTCGCCTCGCCGGACTGGGGGCGCTCCGCGCGTACAACTACGAGTGGAAGCGCGCCATCGGCGAGGAGGTCCGGCGCAACGTCGTGCTGGCGGACATGGTCCGGGACTACGGCCCGTCGGACTGGGACCGCGTCTTCGGCCTCGCGAGCGCGATGCAACCGGACGAGGGCGGCCGGACGGACTGGCTCGATGCCATCCGCGCCGGGCCGGGGGCGCTCAAGCTGTTCGCGCAGTACCAGTGGGGCAAGTTCCAGGTCCGCGATGGGGGCTACTGCCAGGTCCGCGAGGGCGACTACTCGGTCTGA
- the priS gene encoding DNA primase small subunit PriS, protein MNERTRDYLRGRFGDHYRRVSIEPPPRANEREWGYIPFSEGGTRMVRHRAWIDLVGGADDLADALADDSVRPQHVYYSAGSYDDPGANSMGQKGWRGSDLVFDLDADHLPGVDPEQATYAEMLATCKEALLRLLEILEDDFGFTDTYVVFSGGRGYHVHVRREDVQALDRGARGEIATYVRGAEIEFEDLIRTEAVGGEAGRTSPAEKRSLPPEGGWSGRLHDELLAFVDEVAALDDAAAVERLREFENVGEKKAQGALRAMRNNRDAIAAGNVDVHPAFFSVARTLLEDELASAGAPIDEPVTTDINRLIRLPGSLHGGSGLEVQPLARAELADFDPLDDAVPDTFRENDIRVEVTEPGPVELLGEEFRVEEGERQVTEARGVFLMARGRAEKAPE, encoded by the coding sequence ATGAACGAACGAACGCGCGACTACCTCCGGGGGCGGTTCGGCGACCATTACCGCCGCGTATCGATAGAACCCCCGCCGCGTGCCAACGAGCGCGAGTGGGGGTACATCCCCTTCTCCGAGGGCGGGACGCGGATGGTGCGCCACCGCGCGTGGATCGACCTCGTCGGGGGTGCCGACGACCTCGCGGACGCGCTGGCCGACGACTCCGTGCGGCCCCAGCACGTCTACTACTCGGCCGGGAGCTACGACGACCCCGGCGCGAACTCGATGGGGCAGAAGGGGTGGCGCGGCTCGGACCTCGTGTTCGACCTCGACGCCGACCACCTGCCCGGCGTCGACCCGGAGCAGGCGACCTACGCCGAGATGCTGGCGACCTGCAAGGAGGCCCTGTTGCGCCTGCTCGAGATACTGGAAGACGACTTCGGGTTCACGGACACGTACGTCGTCTTCTCGGGCGGCCGGGGGTATCACGTCCACGTGCGGCGCGAGGACGTGCAGGCGCTCGACCGGGGCGCCCGCGGCGAGATTGCCACGTACGTTCGCGGCGCCGAAATCGAGTTCGAGGACCTGATTCGGACCGAGGCGGTCGGCGGCGAAGCCGGCCGGACATCACCAGCGGAGAAGCGGTCGCTCCCGCCCGAGGGTGGGTGGAGCGGGCGGCTCCACGACGAACTCCTCGCGTTCGTCGACGAGGTGGCCGCGCTCGACGACGCGGCCGCGGTCGAACGGCTTCGCGAGTTCGAGAACGTCGGGGAGAAGAAGGCCCAGGGCGCGCTCCGGGCGATGCGGAACAACCGCGACGCCATCGCCGCCGGGAACGTCGACGTCCACCCCGCGTTCTTCAGCGTGGCGCGGACGCTCCTGGAGGACGAACTCGCGAGCGCGGGCGCGCCCATCGACGAGCCCGTGACGACCGACATCAACCGGCTCATCCGGCTACCGGGGAGTCTCCACGGCGGGAGCGGGCTGGAGGTGCAACCGCTCGCCCGGGCCGAACTCGCCGACTTCGACCCGCTGGACGACGCTGTGCCGGACACCTTCCGCGAGAACGACATCCGGGTCGAGGTGACCGAACCGGGGCCGGTCGAACTGCTGGGCGAAGAGTTTAGGGTAGAGGAGGGAGAGCGTCAAGTGACAGAGGCACGGGGCGTCTTCCTCATGGCGAGGGGGCGCGCCGAGAAGGCACCCGAATGA
- a CDS encoding helix-turn-helix domain-containing protein, translating into MQYLKLTLSPTHRAIHPVDRFIEGHRSVTREELLHVDARADGTTVLLYRLVGDQESFETALSQRASVRDYDVVDVEEEGFHAFVQAKSAEEGGALLDIAHENALIIDTPLEFTEDGLKATLVGTHGNLREALGLLPEALDFTVENAGPYVPGGEDLLSPLTDRQLEVFETAVEEGYYDVPRRATHKDIADNLGCAPSTVDEHLRKAESRVVSGLVQ; encoded by the coding sequence ATGCAGTACCTCAAACTCACGCTGTCACCCACGCACCGCGCGATTCACCCTGTCGACCGGTTCATCGAAGGGCATCGAAGCGTCACGCGGGAGGAACTCCTCCACGTCGACGCACGGGCCGACGGCACTACCGTCCTGCTGTACCGCCTCGTCGGCGACCAGGAGTCGTTCGAGACGGCGCTCTCCCAGCGCGCCAGCGTCCGGGACTACGACGTCGTCGACGTCGAGGAGGAGGGCTTCCACGCGTTCGTCCAGGCCAAGTCCGCCGAGGAGGGTGGTGCCCTGCTCGACATCGCCCACGAGAACGCCCTCATCATCGACACGCCGCTGGAGTTCACCGAGGACGGCCTGAAGGCCACGCTCGTCGGGACTCACGGCAACCTGCGCGAGGCACTGGGACTGCTGCCCGAGGCACTCGATTTCACCGTCGAGAACGCCGGGCCGTACGTCCCCGGCGGCGAGGACCTGCTGTCACCGCTCACGGACCGGCAGCTGGAGGTTTTCGAGACCGCCGTCGAGGAGGGCTACTACGATGTCCCGCGTCGTGCGACGCACAAGGACATCGCCGACAACCTCGGCTGTGCCCCCTCGACCGTCGACGAGCACCTCCGGAAGGCCGAGTCGCGCGTCGTCTCCGGCCTGGTCCAGTAG
- a CDS encoding DUF5785 family protein has translation MSDWPHDPDGEEGSEGMRKYGQAILAKKLDEDEDFPLSRGEFVEEYGDHPVRLNHERVVSVADIMEHVEQEEFDGFVPFHKAVGQAMRENGMWEITPEEIN, from the coding sequence ATGAGCGACTGGCCGCACGACCCCGACGGCGAGGAGGGGAGCGAGGGGATGCGCAAGTACGGACAGGCCATCCTCGCGAAGAAGCTCGACGAGGACGAGGACTTCCCACTCAGCCGGGGCGAGTTCGTCGAGGAGTACGGCGACCACCCGGTTCGACTGAACCACGAGCGCGTCGTCAGCGTCGCCGATATCATGGAGCACGTCGAGCAGGAGGAGTTCGACGGGTTCGTACCGTTCCACAAGGCCGTCGGCCAGGCGATGCGCGAGAACGGGATGTGGGAGATCACGCCAGAGGAGATCAACTGA
- a CDS encoding GTP cyclohydrolase III: MTNTQVTLVQIDNYGPWTVTPEPRREVDLQTLQSRLYADLSQLIGNREGYVFFTRFDNMIAVTNGLDREAHALVQESVANRYPVTVSLGVATDPSPAAALGDATDRLQAAGSAQDEDRTQILGGGFLDEGDRTDGDVQIAHFDVIDATGKYTDRLNAFDSFIHIEQGYAELMRHMRRAHDSLSFFVGGDNVIAVCPELDRAAYRDAIDHVAGEVGVDLQVGVGRARTAQDAGMGAKHALETCRHDGTDVEFASRR; the protein is encoded by the coding sequence GTGACGAACACGCAGGTCACCCTCGTCCAGATCGACAACTACGGACCCTGGACGGTCACGCCGGAGCCGCGTCGCGAGGTCGACCTTCAGACGCTCCAGTCGAGACTGTACGCCGACCTCTCACAGCTCATCGGGAACCGCGAGGGGTACGTCTTCTTCACCCGCTTCGACAACATGATCGCGGTGACGAACGGGCTGGACCGCGAGGCCCACGCCCTCGTCCAGGAGTCGGTGGCCAACCGCTACCCGGTCACCGTCTCGCTGGGTGTCGCGACCGACCCCTCGCCCGCGGCCGCGCTGGGCGACGCCACGGACCGCCTGCAGGCCGCCGGCAGCGCACAGGACGAGGACCGAACCCAGATTCTCGGCGGCGGGTTCCTCGACGAGGGGGACCGCACCGACGGCGACGTCCAGATCGCCCACTTCGACGTCATCGACGCCACCGGGAAGTACACCGACCGGCTGAACGCCTTCGACTCGTTCATCCACATCGAGCAGGGCTACGCGGAGCTGATGCGGCACATGCGCCGGGCCCACGACTCGCTGTCCTTCTTCGTCGGCGGGGACAACGTCATCGCCGTCTGTCCGGAGCTGGACCGGGCTGCCTACCGGGACGCCATCGACCACGTCGCCGGTGAGGTCGGCGTCGACCTGCAGGTCGGCGTCGGCCGGGCCCGGACGGCACAGGACGCCGGGATGGGGGCGAAACACGCCCTCGAGACCTGCCGTCACGACGGGACCGACGTGGAGTTCGCTTCCCGTCGCTGA